A single genomic interval of Saccharothrix saharensis harbors:
- a CDS encoding discoidin domain-containing protein — translation MRTLIGAFSLLAALVVPVTAVQAAECGTANAALNAPVTASSVETGSPFTAASAVDGNPGTRWSSAFSDPQWLRVDLGTSREVCGATLQWEAAYATAFQIQTSADGNAWTTVHQTTTGTGGTQNLTFTGTGRYVRVHTTARATQYGVSLWEFAVRTGTNSGGGGDGLLSYNKPAFASSSQDDGACPQCAPAKALDFNPATRWATSPTTGWVDPGWIYVDLGATAQVSKVVLQWDPAFATGFEIQTSANASSWTTIHTVANGTGFKQTIAVNGTGRYVRVNLTKRSGPYGYSLWEFQVYGTGGSPTPPPPQAPDPGTPLRLVWSDEFNAPAGTRPDTAKWRPETGTGQNAELQYYTDNRNAFTDGAGNMVLEARREVTPGSACPVDPVSGSGTCQYTSARIITEGKASWTYGRFEARVRVSGTKGLWPAFWMLGTDIFKGTPWPASGEIDIMEHLGREPNTAYQTIHGPAYFGGGGIGAMRDIGQDYAAAFHVFRVDWNSKGMVFSIDDVTVLTIDKATVEATRGPWVFDKPFFILLNNAVGGDWPGPPDATTVFPQRMLVDYVRVYQ, via the coding sequence ATGAGGACGCTGATCGGCGCGTTCTCCCTGCTCGCCGCCCTGGTGGTGCCGGTCACCGCGGTCCAGGCGGCGGAGTGCGGCACGGCCAACGCGGCGCTGAACGCACCCGTCACCGCGTCGTCGGTCGAGACCGGCAGCCCGTTCACGGCCGCCTCGGCGGTCGACGGCAACCCCGGCACCCGCTGGTCCAGCGCGTTCAGCGACCCGCAGTGGCTGCGGGTCGACCTGGGCACCAGCCGGGAGGTGTGCGGCGCCACGTTGCAGTGGGAGGCCGCGTACGCGACCGCGTTCCAGATCCAGACGTCGGCCGACGGCAACGCCTGGACCACCGTGCACCAGACCACCACCGGCACCGGCGGCACGCAGAACCTCACCTTCACCGGCACGGGCCGCTACGTCCGCGTGCACACCACCGCCCGCGCCACGCAGTACGGCGTGTCGCTGTGGGAGTTCGCCGTCCGCACGGGCACCAACTCCGGTGGCGGCGGCGACGGCCTGCTGTCCTACAACAAGCCGGCGTTCGCCTCGTCGTCCCAGGACGACGGCGCGTGCCCGCAGTGCGCGCCCGCCAAGGCCCTGGACTTCAACCCGGCCACCCGCTGGGCCACCAGCCCCACCACCGGCTGGGTCGACCCGGGCTGGATCTACGTCGACCTGGGCGCCACCGCGCAGGTCAGCAAGGTCGTGCTGCAGTGGGACCCGGCGTTCGCCACCGGGTTCGAGATCCAGACCTCGGCCAATGCGTCGAGCTGGACCACGATCCACACCGTGGCCAACGGCACCGGGTTCAAGCAGACGATCGCGGTGAACGGCACGGGCCGGTACGTGCGGGTCAACCTGACCAAGCGCAGCGGCCCCTACGGCTACAGCCTGTGGGAGTTCCAGGTCTACGGCACCGGCGGCAGCCCCACGCCACCACCGCCGCAGGCACCGGACCCCGGCACCCCGCTGCGACTGGTGTGGAGCGACGAGTTCAACGCGCCCGCGGGCACGCGGCCGGACACCGCCAAGTGGCGGCCGGAGACCGGCACCGGCCAGAACGCCGAGCTGCAGTACTACACCGACAACCGCAACGCGTTCACCGACGGCGCGGGCAACATGGTGCTGGAGGCCAGGCGGGAGGTCACGCCCGGCTCGGCGTGCCCGGTCGACCCGGTCAGCGGCAGCGGCACGTGCCAGTACACGTCGGCCCGGATCATCACCGAGGGCAAGGCGTCGTGGACGTACGGCCGGTTCGAGGCCCGCGTCCGGGTGTCGGGCACCAAGGGCCTGTGGCCCGCGTTCTGGATGCTCGGCACCGACATCTTCAAGGGCACGCCGTGGCCCGCCAGCGGTGAGATCGACATCATGGAGCACCTGGGCCGCGAGCCGAACACCGCGTACCAGACGATCCACGGCCCGGCCTACTTCGGGGGCGGCGGGATCGGGGCGATGCGCGACATCGGCCAGGACTACGCGGCGGCCTTCCACGTGTTCCGGGTCGACTGGAACAGCAAGGGCATGGTGTTCAGCATCGACGACGTGACCGTCCTCACCATCGACAAGGCGACGGTCGAGGCGACCCGCGGCCCGTGGGTGTTCGACAAGCCGTTCTTCATCCTGCTCAACAACGCGGTGGGCGGTGACTGGCCCGGCCCGCCGGACGCCACCACGGTCTTCCCGCAGCGCATGCTGGTCGACTACGTCCGCGTCTACCAGTGA
- the idi gene encoding isopentenyl-diphosphate Delta-isomerase — translation MEQVVLLDESGAGVGVADKASVHHASTPLHLAFSSYLFDAAGRLLLTRRALHKKTWPGVWTNSCCGHPAPDEPMVSAVTRRLADELGLADVTLDLVLPAFRYRAVMENGVTENEMCPVFRGLVSADPRPNPDEVDSFEWTPWAEFAPAVLAGARPVSPWCALQVAELWALGPDPLSWPTASPASLPLAARA, via the coding sequence GTGGAACAAGTCGTGCTCCTGGACGAGTCCGGTGCGGGGGTCGGCGTCGCCGACAAGGCCTCCGTGCACCACGCGTCCACCCCGCTGCACCTGGCGTTCTCGTCGTACCTGTTCGACGCGGCGGGCAGGCTCCTGCTGACCCGGCGCGCCCTGCACAAGAAGACCTGGCCGGGCGTGTGGACCAACTCGTGCTGCGGCCACCCCGCGCCCGACGAGCCGATGGTGTCGGCGGTGACGCGGCGGCTGGCCGACGAGCTCGGCCTGGCCGACGTCACGCTCGACCTGGTGCTGCCCGCGTTCCGCTACCGGGCGGTGATGGAGAACGGCGTCACGGAGAACGAGATGTGCCCGGTGTTCCGCGGCCTGGTCTCCGCCGACCCGCGACCGAACCCGGACGAGGTCGACTCGTTCGAGTGGACCCCGTGGGCCGAGTTCGCACCCGCCGTCCTGGCCGGTGCCCGCCCGGTGTCGCCGTGGTGCGCCCTGCAGGTGGCCGAGCTGTGGGCCCTGGGCCCCGACCCCCTGTCCTGGCCGACCGCCTCGCCCGCGTCCCTGCCCCTCGCCGCCCGCGCCTGA
- a CDS encoding DUF1996 domain-containing protein, whose translation MIPTIRRWRRLVTATTAAVLTASALTFVASPAGAAPELLSQGRPVTASSTENGGTPASAAVDGNTGTRWSSAAADPQWLRVDLGTSTAISQVTLNWENAYARSFQLQTSADGNAWTTIATASGNVGVQNLTVSATTRYVRVHTTARATQYGVSLWEFQVFGVRNTSGPIVRVAEFLAECPYSHRLPDDPIVAPNLPGASHMHSFFGNRTTNAHSTTQSLLAGTSNCSPGVDLSSYWVPTLYADNQPVEPTGTTFYYLGEGVRDDVIARIQPFPLGLRVVAGNAKATAPDASTIARWSCLHAGHVGASKDFVNCPAGTMLESYLDFPQCWNGRDLDSPDHKSHMAYPVNADCPSTHPVPVPKLRQVLRYPVSGDPARFRLASGGGFTMHGDFFNAWPEAELARRVRDCINPIIKCGADGRP comes from the coding sequence GTGATCCCCACCATTCGCCGATGGCGTCGTCTGGTCACCGCCACCACCGCCGCGGTGCTGACCGCGTCCGCACTGACCTTCGTCGCCTCTCCCGCCGGCGCCGCCCCGGAACTGCTGTCCCAGGGCCGGCCCGTCACCGCCTCCTCCACCGAGAACGGCGGCACGCCCGCCTCCGCCGCCGTCGACGGCAACACCGGCACCCGCTGGTCCAGCGCCGCCGCCGACCCCCAGTGGCTCCGGGTCGACCTCGGCACGTCCACCGCCATCAGCCAGGTCACCCTGAACTGGGAGAACGCCTACGCGCGCTCGTTCCAGCTCCAGACCTCCGCCGACGGCAACGCCTGGACCACCATCGCCACCGCGTCCGGCAACGTCGGCGTGCAGAACCTGACCGTCTCCGCCACCACCCGGTACGTCCGCGTCCACACCACCGCCCGCGCCACCCAGTACGGCGTGTCGCTGTGGGAGTTCCAGGTGTTCGGCGTCCGCAACACCAGCGGCCCGATCGTGCGGGTCGCCGAGTTCCTCGCCGAGTGCCCGTACAGCCACCGGCTGCCGGACGACCCGATCGTGGCGCCCAACCTGCCCGGCGCGTCGCACATGCACAGCTTCTTCGGCAACCGCACGACCAACGCGCACTCCACCACGCAGTCCCTGCTGGCCGGCACCAGCAACTGCAGCCCGGGCGTCGACCTCTCGTCCTACTGGGTGCCCACCCTCTACGCGGACAACCAGCCCGTGGAACCGACCGGCACCACCTTCTACTACCTGGGCGAAGGCGTGCGCGACGACGTGATCGCGCGCATCCAGCCGTTCCCGCTCGGCTTGCGCGTCGTGGCGGGCAACGCGAAGGCCACCGCGCCGGACGCCAGTACGATCGCCCGCTGGTCCTGCCTGCACGCCGGGCACGTGGGCGCGTCCAAGGACTTCGTGAACTGCCCGGCCGGCACCATGCTGGAGTCCTACCTGGACTTCCCGCAGTGCTGGAACGGCCGCGACCTCGACTCGCCGGACCACAAGAGCCACATGGCCTACCCGGTGAACGCGGACTGCCCGTCCACCCACCCGGTGCCGGTGCCCAAGCTGCGCCAGGTGCTGCGCTACCCCGTCAGCGGCGACCCGGCGCGGTTCCGGCTCGCCTCCGGAGGGGGCTTCACCATGCACGGCGACTTCTTCAACGCGTGGCCGGAAGCGGAACTCGCCCGCCGGGTGCGCGACTGCATCAACCCGATCATCAAGTGCGGCGCGGACGGCCGGCCATGA
- a CDS encoding 3-dehydroquinate synthase II family protein → MKFAWIDLRTVPEAHREAVVDAAVHARLAGVVADDPALLDALPPTITRVLVADAAVDSPHLVTVVVDDQDALERLTTDAAFVQVRDDRTLKLACAAAVRLGHTVVAFTDPTKIPLEIVIAAADGAPGKLITVVADLEEAAIVLDVLEHGSDGVLMAPRDANDVFKLARLLEATTPPLNLTTLTVDGITHNGLGDRVCVDTASHFQEDEGILVGSFSSGFILCCSETHPLPYMPTRPFRVNAGALHSYVLGPDNRTNYLSELRSGSTVLAVNSEGRTRKLTVGRAKLESRPILTITAHSPEGVEVCLTVQDDWHVRVLGPGGKVRNVTELQRGDELLGYIATEQRHVGIPIGEFCKET, encoded by the coding sequence TTGAAGTTCGCCTGGATCGACCTCCGAACCGTCCCCGAAGCGCACCGCGAGGCCGTGGTGGACGCCGCCGTGCACGCCCGCCTGGCCGGCGTGGTCGCCGACGACCCGGCGCTGCTGGACGCGCTGCCGCCCACGATCACCCGGGTGCTCGTCGCCGACGCGGCGGTCGACAGCCCGCACCTGGTCACCGTGGTCGTGGACGACCAGGACGCGCTGGAGCGGCTCACCACCGACGCGGCGTTCGTGCAGGTCCGCGACGACCGCACGCTCAAGCTCGCGTGCGCCGCCGCCGTGAGGCTGGGGCACACCGTGGTCGCGTTCACCGACCCGACGAAGATCCCGCTGGAGATCGTGATCGCCGCCGCCGACGGCGCGCCCGGCAAGCTGATCACCGTCGTCGCCGACCTCGAAGAGGCCGCGATCGTGCTCGACGTGCTCGAACACGGCTCGGACGGCGTGCTGATGGCCCCGCGCGACGCCAACGACGTGTTCAAGCTGGCCCGGCTGCTGGAGGCCACCACCCCGCCGCTGAACCTGACCACGCTCACCGTCGACGGCATCACCCACAACGGCCTCGGCGACCGCGTCTGCGTGGACACCGCCTCGCACTTCCAGGAGGACGAGGGCATCCTCGTCGGCTCCTTCTCCTCCGGTTTCATCCTGTGCTGCAGCGAGACCCACCCGCTGCCCTACATGCCGACCCGGCCGTTCCGGGTCAACGCCGGCGCCCTGCACTCCTACGTGCTCGGCCCGGACAACCGCACCAACTACCTGTCCGAGCTGCGCTCGGGCAGCACCGTGCTCGCCGTCAACTCCGAGGGCCGCACCCGCAAGCTCACCGTCGGCCGCGCCAAGCTCGAGTCGCGCCCGATCCTCACCATCACCGCGCACTCGCCCGAGGGCGTCGAGGTGTGCCTGACCGTGCAGGACGACTGGCACGTGCGGGTGCTCGGCCCCGGCGGGAAGGTCCGCAACGTCACCGAGCTGCAACGCGGTGACGAGCTGCTCGGCTACATCGCGACCGAGCAGCGGCACGTGGGCATCCCCATCGGCGAGTTCTGCAAGGAGACCTGA
- a CDS encoding AfsR/SARP family transcriptional regulator: MLRAQPDQVDALRFRDLTARAAGTVDFERRRDLCTRAPALWHGTPVAGAESEPLRAWLCAPLEAHHLATLEAAVDTDLALGGHARAVEALTPSVAEHPFPETRATSS, from the coding sequence GTGCTGCGGGCCCAACCGGACCAGGTGGACGCGCTGCGGTTCCGCGACCTGACCGCGCGCGCCGCCGGCACCGTGGATTTCGAACGCCGCCGCGACCTCTGCACCCGCGCGCCGGCCCTGTGGCACGGCACACCGGTGGCGGGCGCGGAGTCCGAGCCGCTGCGCGCCTGGCTGTGCGCGCCGCTGGAGGCGCACCACCTGGCCACCCTCGAAGCGGCCGTCGACACCGACCTCGCGCTGGGCGGGCACGCCCGGGCGGTGGAGGCGCTGACGCCGTCGGTGGCCGAGCACCCGTTCCCGGAAACCCGCGCCACCAGCTCATGA
- a CDS encoding SDR family oxidoreductase, which yields MSIDPAELEIALRVLAQVDELDTEHPDAVAVRRATAGIWKSLRKRRKADRRASVTAADRAVIEATATGSPSRIDDETRGLLLREPEPGAKAGTLLRARSCYTCKKRYTEVDAFYHQLCPDCAALNRAKRDQSADLTGKRALLTGGRAKIGMYIALRLLRDGAHTTITTRFPRDAVRRFASMPDSADWLHRLRVVGIDLRDPAQVVQLADSVAAAGPLDILINNAAQTVRRSAGAYAPLVAAESAPLPSGPRPELVTFGHTLSAHPVALAGTLADTIPAVTALALTAGSKEIDAGGLVPDEAPVNSWVQRVEEVDPVELLEVQLCNSTAPFILISRLRPAMAASPARRKYVVNVSAMEGQFSRAYKGPGHPHTNMAKAALNMLTRTSAEEMLTTDGILMTAVDTGWITDERPHPTKLRLAAEGFHAPLDLVDGAARVYDPIVRGELGEDLHGCFLKDYAPAPW from the coding sequence GTGTCGATTGACCCCGCCGAGCTGGAAATCGCCCTAAGGGTGCTCGCCCAAGTGGACGAACTGGACACCGAGCACCCCGACGCGGTAGCCGTCCGCCGGGCCACCGCCGGCATCTGGAAGAGCCTCCGCAAGCGCCGCAAGGCCGACCGCCGCGCCTCCGTCACCGCCGCCGACCGCGCCGTCATCGAGGCGACCGCGACCGGCTCGCCGTCCCGCATCGACGACGAGACCCGCGGCCTGCTGCTGCGCGAGCCCGAGCCCGGCGCGAAGGCCGGCACGCTGCTGCGCGCCCGGTCCTGCTACACGTGCAAGAAGCGCTACACCGAGGTCGACGCGTTCTACCACCAGCTGTGCCCCGACTGCGCGGCGCTCAACCGGGCCAAGCGCGACCAGAGCGCCGACCTGACCGGCAAGCGCGCCCTGCTCACCGGCGGTCGCGCCAAGATCGGCATGTACATCGCGCTGCGGCTGCTGCGCGACGGCGCGCACACCACCATCACCACCCGGTTCCCGCGCGACGCCGTGCGCCGGTTCGCGTCCATGCCCGACAGCGCCGACTGGCTGCACCGGCTGCGCGTGGTCGGCATCGACCTGCGCGACCCGGCCCAGGTCGTGCAACTGGCCGACTCGGTGGCCGCCGCCGGACCGCTGGACATCCTGATCAACAACGCGGCGCAGACCGTGCGCCGGTCGGCGGGCGCCTACGCGCCGCTGGTCGCGGCCGAGTCCGCACCCCTGCCGTCCGGGCCCCGGCCCGAGCTGGTCACGTTCGGCCACACCCTGTCCGCGCACCCCGTGGCGCTGGCGGGCACGCTGGCCGACACCATCCCGGCGGTCACCGCGCTGGCGCTGACCGCCGGGTCCAAGGAGATCGACGCGGGCGGTCTCGTGCCCGACGAGGCGCCGGTCAACAGCTGGGTCCAGCGCGTCGAGGAGGTCGACCCGGTGGAGCTGCTGGAAGTGCAGCTGTGCAACAGCACCGCGCCGTTCATCCTGATCTCCCGGCTGCGCCCGGCGATGGCCGCCTCGCCCGCGCGCCGCAAGTACGTGGTCAACGTGTCCGCGATGGAAGGCCAGTTCAGCCGCGCCTACAAGGGCCCGGGCCACCCGCACACCAACATGGCCAAGGCCGCGCTGAACATGCTGACCCGCACCAGCGCCGAGGAGATGCTGACCACCGACGGCATCCTCATGACCGCCGTCGACACCGGCTGGATCACCGACGAACGGCCGCACCCGACGAAGCTGCGGCTGGCCGCCGAGGGCTTCCACGCGCCGCTGGACCTGGTCGACGGCGCCGCCCGGGTGTACGACCCGATCGTGCGCGGCGAGCTGGGCGAGGACCTGCACGGCTGCTTCCTCAAGGACTACGCGCCCGCCCCTTGGTGA
- a CDS encoding cupin domain-containing protein, protein MEVRRLDPRELVRDSGLVARRLMPWPLVNAPFDGSWCVVQPGAESSTHAHREHEVWVAVSGEAEIVTREGRTPFAAGDIVHFRPYEEHQLVNDGEADFQFFAAWWDVEMAERFSARDEDAR, encoded by the coding sequence GTGGAAGTGCGTCGGCTCGACCCCCGTGAGCTGGTCCGGGACAGCGGGCTGGTGGCCCGCAGGCTGATGCCGTGGCCGCTGGTGAACGCGCCGTTCGACGGCTCGTGGTGCGTGGTGCAGCCGGGCGCGGAGTCGAGCACGCACGCCCACCGCGAGCACGAGGTCTGGGTCGCCGTGTCGGGTGAGGCGGAGATCGTCACGCGCGAGGGCCGGACGCCGTTCGCGGCGGGCGACATCGTGCACTTCCGCCCGTACGAGGAGCACCAGCTGGTCAACGACGGCGAGGCCGACTTCCAGTTCTTCGCCGCCTGGTGGGACGTGGAGATGGCCGAGCGGTTCAGCGCCCGCGACGAGGACGCCCGCTGA
- a CDS encoding LysR family transcriptional regulator, which produces MELRHLHVVLTVAEAGSISRAASLLKIAQAGLTAQLRRIERGFGGPLFLRRTDGVELTELGRHVVLRSRDLVERFDDLLVTARKLAAESDVTGIRLGGVAGSLTPVLVAVVRSLLPTHPRTTHVERTSDGVLDLVRAGKLDLALVTEYPQSPLRIPEQADCRTVVTEPMLVGIGVGHRLSARAEIRLSELADEEWAVSDESYGGGKLNLHLACEAAGFTPRCAHFGVDPASAAELVRSAHTVACFFPTGQDLPGVLLKPIVGNPVHRRVTVVWRRDCVAAEYVDEIHSALVRAYQERLRGHGPRTAKLAAAGLTVAAS; this is translated from the coding sequence ATGGAGCTCAGGCACCTCCACGTCGTGCTGACCGTGGCGGAAGCGGGCAGCATCAGCCGGGCCGCCTCACTGCTGAAGATCGCGCAGGCGGGGCTGACCGCCCAGTTGCGCCGCATCGAACGGGGGTTCGGTGGTCCGCTGTTCCTGCGGCGCACCGACGGCGTCGAGCTGACCGAGTTGGGCCGCCACGTCGTGCTGCGGTCGAGGGACCTGGTGGAGCGGTTCGACGACCTGCTGGTCACCGCGCGCAAGCTGGCCGCGGAGAGCGACGTCACGGGCATCCGGCTCGGCGGCGTGGCCGGTTCGCTGACGCCGGTGCTGGTCGCGGTGGTGCGCTCGCTGCTGCCGACGCACCCGCGGACCACGCACGTCGAACGCACCAGCGACGGCGTGCTGGACCTGGTGCGGGCCGGGAAGCTGGACCTCGCGCTGGTGACGGAGTACCCGCAGAGTCCACTTCGGATTCCCGAACAGGCTGACTGCCGGACCGTCGTGACCGAGCCGATGCTGGTCGGCATCGGGGTCGGGCACCGGTTGTCGGCGCGCGCCGAGATTCGGCTGTCCGAACTGGCCGATGAGGAGTGGGCCGTCTCCGACGAGAGCTACGGCGGCGGGAAGCTGAACCTGCACCTGGCCTGCGAGGCGGCCGGCTTCACGCCGCGGTGCGCGCACTTCGGGGTCGACCCGGCGTCGGCGGCGGAACTGGTGCGGTCCGCGCACACCGTGGCGTGCTTCTTCCCGACCGGGCAGGACCTGCCGGGTGTGCTGCTGAAACCGATCGTGGGCAACCCCGTGCACCGGCGGGTGACGGTGGTGTGGCGGCGCGACTGCGTGGCCGCGGAGTACGTCGACGAGATCCACTCGGCGCTGGTCCGGGCCTACCAGGAGCGGCTGCGGGGTCACGGCCCGCGCACCGCGAAGCTCGCCGCCGCCGGGCTGACCGTGGCGGCCAGCTGA
- a CDS encoding class I adenylate-forming enzyme family protein yields MREFVTDLLRRHGDDVPVFSHEHTVTHGALRAAVAAEAGLFAASGVGEGSTVALHVPPSFTQLEVVLALWSLGARVISIDHRLTPAEVDVLRELTRPQFFVRASGRPVGIFRERYELVTERRSDGRPAETRHRLVQFTSGSTGRPKVVGRSTESIIREVMRFGAAEGMPQRGERMLVLNSTAQSFGLMGGLLHALAAGVHLVFAGKLSAEDVLATAARHRVDFITGVPFHFELLAAAADRPSLRTVRGAFAGGELMRPDVAERFAAAYGFTVGECFGTTETGALTMDAAGTTRPSVGKPLSDTTIRVRDGLVEVALDQSPYLGETDPSRYLDGWFRTGDRGEFDARGNLRLLGRADSLVVVRGSNVDLTQVEAALRAHPLVTEAIAVHDQVIEAYVATGSDALTSDEVSAWCAERLAEYKRPQRVHVLRALPRTPSGKLVRNPEVLADAR; encoded by the coding sequence ATGCGCGAGTTCGTCACCGACCTGTTGCGCCGCCACGGCGACGACGTGCCGGTGTTCAGCCACGAGCACACCGTCACCCACGGCGCGTTGCGCGCCGCCGTCGCCGCCGAGGCGGGCCTGTTCGCCGCGTCCGGCGTGGGGGAGGGCAGCACGGTCGCGCTGCACGTGCCACCGAGCTTCACCCAGCTCGAGGTGGTGCTCGCGCTGTGGAGCCTCGGCGCCCGGGTGATCTCGATCGACCACCGGCTCACCCCCGCCGAGGTCGACGTGCTGCGCGAGCTGACCCGCCCGCAGTTCTTCGTGCGCGCCTCCGGCCGGCCGGTCGGCATCTTCCGCGAGCGCTACGAGCTGGTCACCGAGCGCAGGTCCGACGGGCGGCCCGCCGAGACCCGGCACCGGCTGGTCCAGTTCACCTCCGGCTCCACCGGGCGGCCCAAGGTCGTCGGCCGCAGCACCGAGTCGATCATCCGCGAGGTGATGCGGTTCGGCGCGGCCGAGGGCATGCCGCAGCGCGGCGAGCGGATGCTGGTGCTCAACTCCACCGCGCAGAGCTTCGGCCTGATGGGCGGGCTGCTGCACGCCCTGGCCGCGGGCGTGCACCTGGTGTTCGCCGGGAAGCTGTCCGCCGAGGACGTCCTGGCCACCGCGGCCCGGCACCGGGTCGACTTCATCACCGGCGTGCCGTTCCACTTCGAACTGCTGGCCGCGGCCGCCGACCGACCGTCGCTGCGCACCGTGCGCGGCGCCTTCGCGGGCGGCGAGCTGATGCGGCCCGACGTCGCCGAGCGGTTCGCCGCCGCCTACGGCTTCACCGTCGGCGAGTGCTTCGGCACCACGGAGACCGGCGCGCTGACCATGGACGCGGCGGGCACGACCCGGCCGTCGGTGGGCAAGCCCCTGTCGGACACCACGATCAGGGTGCGCGACGGACTGGTCGAGGTGGCGCTGGACCAGTCGCCGTACCTGGGCGAGACCGACCCCTCCCGGTACCTGGACGGGTGGTTCCGGACGGGTGACCGGGGCGAGTTCGACGCGCGCGGCAACCTGCGGCTGCTGGGCCGGGCCGACTCGCTCGTCGTCGTGCGCGGCAGCAACGTCGACCTGACCCAGGTGGAGGCCGCGCTGCGGGCCCACCCGCTGGTCACCGAGGCCATCGCGGTGCACGACCAGGTGATCGAGGCCTACGTCGCGACCGGGTCCGACGCGCTCACCTCCGACGAGGTGTCCGCGTGGTGCGCCGAGCGGTTGGCCGAGTACAAGCGCCCGCAGCGGGTGCACGTGCTGCGGGCGCTGCCCCGCACGCCGAGCGGCAAGCTCGTGCGCAACCCGGAGGTGCTCGCGGACGCGCGATGA
- a CDS encoding 2-amino-3,7-dideoxy-D-threo-hept-6-ulosonate synthase, which yields MTKALRLRRLSRPRDDRYLFVPLDHSVSDGPVVPRDRWRDLIDSVVVGGADAIIVHKGRVRTIDPDVLAGCALVVHLSAGTAHAADTNAKVLVGEVDEALRLGADAVSVHVNIGSDTEERQLADFGVVAKACDEWNVPLVAMVYPRGPRIADPNDPALLAHVVNIAVDLGADIVKTNLAHPAGRMADVIASCPIPVLVAGGPATGGSVVDHARTAMAVGCAGLAVGRRVFTAPAPMSLVAELASIVHDDTEADLVRAMTGVVASS from the coding sequence ATGACGAAAGCTCTGCGCCTGCGGCGCCTTTCCCGTCCGCGCGACGACAGGTACCTCTTCGTCCCGCTCGACCACAGCGTCTCGGACGGACCGGTGGTGCCGCGCGACCGGTGGCGCGACCTCATCGACTCGGTCGTGGTGGGCGGCGCCGACGCGATCATCGTCCACAAAGGACGAGTGCGCACGATCGACCCGGACGTGCTCGCGGGCTGCGCGCTCGTCGTGCACCTCAGCGCGGGCACCGCGCACGCCGCCGACACCAACGCCAAGGTCCTCGTCGGCGAGGTGGACGAAGCGCTGCGGCTCGGCGCCGACGCGGTGAGCGTGCACGTCAACATCGGCTCGGACACCGAGGAGCGCCAGCTCGCCGACTTCGGCGTGGTCGCCAAGGCCTGCGACGAGTGGAACGTGCCGCTGGTCGCCATGGTGTACCCGCGCGGACCGCGCATCGCCGACCCGAACGACCCGGCGCTGCTCGCGCACGTGGTCAACATCGCCGTCGACCTGGGCGCCGACATCGTCAAGACCAACCTCGCCCACCCCGCGGGCCGCATGGCCGACGTGATCGCCAGCTGCCCCATCCCGGTGCTGGTCGCGGGCGGCCCGGCCACCGGCGGCAGCGTGGTCGACCACGCCCGCACCGCGATGGCCGTCGGCTGCGCGGGCCTGGCCGTCGGCCGCCGCGTGTTCACCGCGCCCGCGCCCATGTCGCTGGTCGCGGAACTGGCCTCGATCGTCCACGACGACACCGAAGCGGACCTGGTCCGCGCCATGACGGGGGTCGTCGCCTCCTCATGA
- a CDS encoding MmcQ/YjbR family DNA-binding protein, translating to MATVEDVRRIARSLPRTEEAVVRDRVKFRIGRIVYLALSRDERTLGFAFPKDERDALVTAEPDRFHLPAASDLRYNWVECTLAAVDEDELTELVVDAWRMCVPKRVAAGHLGR from the coding sequence ATGGCGACCGTCGAGGACGTCCGGCGCATCGCGCGGTCGTTGCCGCGCACCGAGGAGGCCGTGGTCCGGGACCGGGTGAAGTTCCGGATCGGCCGAATCGTGTACCTGGCGCTGTCCCGCGACGAGCGGACGCTGGGTTTCGCGTTCCCGAAGGACGAGCGGGACGCGCTGGTGACCGCCGAACCGGACCGGTTCCACCTGCCCGCGGCGTCCGACCTGCGCTACAACTGGGTCGAGTGCACCCTCGCCGCGGTGGACGAGGACGAGCTGACCGAACTCGTCGTGGACGCGTGGCGAATGTGCGTGCCGAAGCGTGTGGCCGCCGGGCACCTCGGTCGATAA